In a single window of the Thermanaerothrix sp. genome:
- a CDS encoding SLBB domain-containing protein, translated as MEDLLVRIRDAGVVGAGGAGFPTHVKLKGAFEHLILNGAECEPLLEVDQLLAAARGEELLKTMYLLVSALGAREGVLAFKGKYKRALDLIGSAVGRYPGLRLHVLPNVYPAGDEQVLVYEAIGKIVPEGGIPLEVGAVVMNVETMYNVSRALEGFPVTHKYLTVCGEVAEPATIRVPVGISFAQAVEVCGGALVKDWVAIDGGPMMGKVVEDPSEPVVKTTKGIIVLPRDHPLVVSKMRKLPEMMRLAKTACCHCMLCTDLCPRYLLGHKLRPDKLMRLAAYNDTCERDAASTEAFLCCECGMCEVACVMGLQPWKLNRELKLRMSSLGIRNPHRSAPKDVNPFRKYRGFPAGKLLGRLGLGKYGAVHTELGESVEFPWGRLVLKFKQHIGAPAVPVVSPGDTVRQGQLVASPDGEVSAGVHAPLPGVVSEVLGDRMVIQVS; from the coding sequence ATGGAGGATCTTCTTGTCAGGATAAGGGATGCGGGGGTGGTGGGAGCTGGGGGGGCTGGATTCCCCACCCACGTAAAGCTCAAAGGGGCCTTTGAACACCTGATACTGAACGGGGCGGAGTGCGAGCCCCTGCTTGAGGTGGATCAGCTTTTGGCTGCGGCCCGGGGAGAGGAGCTCCTTAAAACCATGTACCTTCTGGTCTCTGCCTTGGGGGCCAGGGAGGGAGTTCTTGCGTTCAAGGGCAAGTACAAGAGGGCTTTGGATTTGATTGGTTCGGCCGTGGGCAGGTATCCCGGCCTTAGGCTTCACGTCCTGCCCAACGTGTACCCCGCGGGGGATGAGCAGGTTTTAGTTTACGAGGCCATAGGGAAGATAGTCCCCGAGGGGGGCATACCTCTGGAGGTAGGGGCAGTGGTTATGAACGTGGAGACTATGTACAACGTGTCAAGGGCTCTGGAAGGGTTTCCCGTCACCCACAAGTACCTGACCGTTTGCGGCGAGGTGGCGGAGCCCGCCACCATAAGAGTTCCGGTGGGGATCTCCTTTGCCCAGGCGGTGGAGGTGTGCGGAGGGGCTTTGGTGAAGGACTGGGTGGCCATAGACGGGGGGCCCATGATGGGCAAGGTGGTGGAGGATCCCTCGGAGCCGGTGGTTAAGACTACCAAGGGGATAATAGTGCTTCCCAGGGATCATCCCCTGGTGGTCTCCAAGATGAGGAAGCTGCCGGAGATGATGAGGCTAGCCAAGACCGCGTGCTGTCACTGCATGCTGTGCACGGACCTTTGCCCCCGATACCTTTTGGGGCACAAGCTGAGGCCCGACAAGCTGATGCGTCTTGCGGCGTACAACGACACCTGTGAGAGGGATGCGGCGTCCACGGAGGCCTTCCTGTGCTGCGAGTGCGGCATGTGCGAGGTGGCCTGCGTCATGGGTCTTCAGCCCTGGAAGCTTAACCGGGAGCTGAAGCTCAGGATGTCCAGCCTGGGGATAAGGAATCCTCACAGGAGCGCTCCTAAGGATGTCAATCCTTTCCGTAAGTACCGGGGATTCCCGGCGGGCAAGCTTTTAGGACGCCTGGGGCTTGGAAAGTACGGGGCGGTACATACGGAGTTGGGGGAGTCCGTGGAGTTCCCATGGGGGCGGTTGGTGTTGAAGTTTAAGCAGCACATAGGGGCTCCGGCGGTTCCGGTGGTTTCCCCCGGCGATACGGTGCGTCAGGGGCAGCTGGTGGCCAGCCCCGATGGAGAGGTATCCGCCGGGGTTCACGCCCCCTTGCCCGGCGTGGTGTCGGAGGTGCTGGGGGATCGCATGGTGATACAGGTATCGTAA
- the eutA gene encoding ethanolamine ammonia-lyase reactivating factor EutA: protein MSDRLASVGIDIGTTTTQLVFSELIIDEGGGFGAVPRVAVVEKRVTYRSGIYFTPLLSPVAIDAEAVRRIVEMEYRLAGMSREDVHAGAVIITGETARKENAQAVLESMEGLAGDFVVATAGSDLEGILAGKGSGAEALSRSQGSVVANVDMGGGTSNAAVFSCGEVWDTSCLNVGGRLIRVSSGGRVEHVSSSIRPLLRSMGVLLEEGDFLDLETANAICARMAGLLDELFGLVPRTSLLMEMLTSHDLRDPGVKLDGVLISGGVGDCVYGGDHLEPFAYGDLGVLLGRAVRGTRLFSLGGGVRPKETIRATVIGAGSHSVELSGSTIGFSDQAVFPLRNMPILKLTRAEEEGCLSQALRDKVLWFIDSQGAHQTVAFAFRGIENPTFEQVQRMAESIIEGLRGYLMGTDVLVVVLERDMGKALGYALSSRLPEGVKVISLDGVKVGNGDYIDIGRPLAKGRVLPVVIKTLVFGS from the coding sequence TTGTCGGACCGTCTTGCCAGCGTAGGCATCGATATAGGCACCACGACCACCCAGCTGGTCTTCAGCGAGCTGATAATAGATGAGGGCGGCGGGTTTGGCGCCGTGCCCCGGGTTGCGGTGGTGGAGAAGAGGGTGACGTACAGGAGCGGCATATATTTTACCCCCCTCCTCTCGCCGGTTGCCATAGACGCGGAGGCGGTCCGACGGATCGTGGAGATGGAGTATCGACTTGCGGGCATGTCGAGGGAAGATGTGCACGCCGGGGCGGTGATAATAACCGGCGAGACCGCCCGTAAGGAGAACGCCCAGGCGGTTTTGGAGAGCATGGAGGGGCTGGCGGGGGATTTCGTGGTGGCCACCGCCGGGTCGGATCTGGAGGGTATCTTGGCCGGCAAGGGGTCCGGGGCGGAGGCCCTATCCCGCTCCCAGGGGTCGGTGGTGGCCAACGTGGACATGGGCGGCGGCACCTCCAACGCGGCGGTTTTCAGCTGTGGGGAGGTGTGGGACACCTCGTGCCTTAACGTGGGAGGCCGGTTGATAAGGGTTTCGAGCGGCGGCAGGGTGGAGCACGTGTCTTCCTCCATAAGGCCCCTTTTAAGGTCCATGGGGGTTTTGCTGGAAGAGGGGGATTTTCTGGACCTTGAGACGGCCAACGCCATATGCGCCAGGATGGCGGGGCTTTTGGACGAGCTGTTTGGGCTGGTTCCAAGGACCTCTTTGCTCATGGAGATGCTTACCTCCCACGACTTGAGGGATCCGGGCGTCAAGTTGGATGGAGTCTTGATATCCGGCGGGGTGGGGGACTGCGTATACGGCGGCGACCACCTGGAGCCCTTCGCCTACGGGGACCTTGGGGTGCTGCTTGGAAGGGCGGTGAGGGGCACCCGGCTTTTCTCGCTGGGCGGCGGTGTAAGACCTAAGGAGACCATAAGGGCCACCGTCATAGGGGCGGGCAGCCACTCGGTGGAGCTCAGCGGCAGCACCATAGGTTTCAGCGATCAGGCGGTTTTCCCCTTAAGGAACATGCCCATACTGAAGCTTACCCGGGCGGAGGAGGAGGGGTGTCTATCCCAGGCTTTGAGGGACAAGGTCCTTTGGTTTATCGATTCCCAAGGGGCCCATCAGACCGTTGCCTTTGCCTTTAGGGGGATTGAGAACCCCACGTTTGAGCAGGTTCAGCGGATGGCGGAGAGCATAATAGAGGGCCTTCGGGGTTACCTTATGGGAACCGATGTTCTTGTGGTGGTGTTGGAACGGGACATGGGGAAGGCTTTGGGGTACGCCCTTTCCAGCAGGCTGCCCGAGGGAGTGAAGGTTATAAGCCTTGACGGGGTCAAGGTGGGCAATGGGGATTACATAGACATAGGCCGTCCCCTTGCGAAGGGCCGGGTGCTTCCGGTGGTGATAAAGACGCTGGTGTTCGGCTCTTGA
- a CDS encoding cupin domain-containing protein, protein MASYDGADEGVCRLDREELKSMIREVIKDLLSEGGSGEEKASFEKRVDPSGVLSVRLGTVKPERFDTGKDSDRVFLKDVLTLEESPRLGCGVMEMERSAFKWTLRYDEIDYVIEGTLEIVVDGRRVVGNKGDVIYIPANSTIHFSTPDFVRFLYVTYPADWASQ, encoded by the coding sequence TTGGCTTCTTACGACGGAGCCGATGAGGGGGTGTGCCGTTTGGACAGGGAAGAGCTCAAATCCATGATACGGGAAGTCATTAAGGACCTTTTGTCGGAGGGTGGATCAGGGGAGGAGAAGGCATCCTTTGAGAAGCGGGTGGACCCAAGCGGCGTGCTCTCCGTAAGGCTGGGGACGGTGAAGCCCGAGAGGTTTGACACCGGAAAGGATTCGGACCGGGTGTTCCTCAAGGACGTTCTCACCCTTGAGGAGAGCCCGAGGCTCGGTTGCGGCGTTATGGAGATGGAGAGGAGCGCCTTCAAGTGGACCTTGAGATACGATGAGATAGACTACGTCATAGAGGGTACCTTGGAGATAGTGGTGGATGGCCGTAGGGTGGTGGGCAACAAGGGGGATGTGATATACATCCCCGCCAACAGCACCATACACTTCAGCACCCCTGATTTCGTGAGGTTCCTTTACGTGACCTACCCTGCGGACTGGGCCTCCCAGTGA
- a CDS encoding ethanolamine utilization protein EutH yields the protein MGINDIILYVMTGFMVLGAVDKAFLGNKMGLGEKFEEGFMAMGSLMLAMGGVITIAPMLAELLKPIIVPLYRMMGADPAMFATTLLACDMGGYPLAMKMAQNPQVGRFAGIILGAMMGPTIVFSIPVALGIIEKKDHAALAKGILIGMVTIPLGCFAGGLLMLNKEFPFNVMLMNLIPVVLFSVLIAAGLKMIPEAMIKGFIVFGKGVVSVITIGLAMGIIEALSPFRFFPEGSPFALAPLSEAIGVIGAIAIVLAGAFPMVAVITKVFKEPLMAFGKRLGMNDVSAAGMVATLANNIPMFTLMKDMDERGKIINVAFSVSAAFVFGDHLGFTAGVERGLILAMIVGKLVGGITAVILACKFTPANGEAK from the coding sequence ATGGGTATCAACGATATCATCCTCTACGTGATGACGGGTTTCATGGTCTTGGGAGCCGTGGACAAGGCGTTCTTGGGCAACAAGATGGGGTTGGGTGAGAAGTTCGAGGAAGGGTTCATGGCCATGGGATCTCTGATGTTGGCCATGGGAGGTGTTATCACCATAGCCCCCATGTTGGCGGAGTTGCTCAAGCCCATAATAGTTCCCCTTTACAGGATGATGGGCGCGGATCCCGCCATGTTTGCCACCACCCTTTTGGCCTGCGACATGGGGGGGTATCCTTTGGCCATGAAGATGGCCCAGAACCCCCAGGTGGGACGCTTCGCTGGGATCATTCTTGGAGCCATGATGGGGCCCACCATCGTCTTCTCCATACCGGTGGCCCTTGGGATCATAGAGAAGAAGGATCACGCCGCCCTGGCCAAGGGCATACTGATAGGCATGGTCACCATACCCCTTGGTTGTTTTGCGGGCGGGCTTTTGATGCTGAACAAGGAGTTCCCCTTCAACGTCATGTTGATGAACCTGATCCCGGTGGTCCTCTTCTCGGTGCTCATAGCGGCGGGTTTGAAGATGATACCGGAGGCTATGATCAAGGGGTTTATCGTGTTTGGCAAGGGGGTTGTGTCGGTTATAACCATAGGGCTTGCGATGGGGATAATAGAGGCCCTCTCCCCCTTCCGGTTTTTCCCCGAGGGGTCCCCATTTGCTTTGGCGCCCCTTTCGGAGGCCATCGGGGTGATCGGGGCCATAGCCATAGTGCTTGCGGGGGCCTTCCCGATGGTGGCGGTCATAACCAAGGTGTTTAAAGAGCCCCTCATGGCCTTTGGCAAGAGGCTTGGCATGAACGACGTCTCCGCCGCCGGGATGGTAGCCACCTTGGCGAACAACATCCCCATGTTCACCCTGATGAAGGACATGGACGAGAGGGGCAAGATAATAAACGTGGCCTTCTCGGTCAGCGCCGCCTTTGTGTTCGGCGATCACCTGGGGTTCACCGCCGGGGTTGAGCGGGGGCTCATATTGGCCATGATAGTGGGCAAGCTGGTGGGCGGCATAACTGCCGTTATCCTGGCCTGCAAGTTCACCCCTGCCAATGGAGAGGCGAAGTAA
- a CDS encoding EutN/CcmL family microcompartment protein, giving the protein MIIAKGVGNVWATKKDESLNGLKFFVVQPVKSGPGGGFVAVDAAGAGIGDHVLVSQGSSARMVFDREHVPVDAVIVGIIDSVEVDESLLG; this is encoded by the coding sequence TTGATAATAGCCAAGGGGGTGGGCAACGTTTGGGCCACCAAGAAGGACGAGAGCCTGAACGGCCTTAAGTTCTTCGTGGTACAGCCGGTGAAGTCCGGTCCTGGGGGAGGTTTTGTGGCGGTGGACGCCGCCGGGGCCGGCATAGGGGATCACGTGTTGGTGTCCCAGGGCAGTTCCGCGAGGATGGTTTTCGACCGGGAGCACGTGCCGGTGGATGCGGTGATAGTGGGGATCATAGACTCGGTGGAGGTGGATGAGTCGCTCTTGGGGTGA
- the eutJ gene encoding ethanolamine utilization protein EutJ translates to MTDPGRCLEVPPLIRRVDVLLEEAFRTREEPLSSFVPPLRVGVDLGTASIVLVVVDSQGRPVSWDMEEASVVRDGLVVDFAGASRIVRGLKALLEERIGTELCDAAVAVPPGTSPRDCDAHRYVAEGAGFEVMEILDEPTAANLVLGVEDGAVVDIGGGTTGIALFKGGELVSVTDEPTGGTHVSLVIAGNRGIAFEEAEALKRDPRVQPELISVVKPVFQKMGTIIKRFIQGAGAEDLFLVGGTCSFPGMERVISSEVGLRAFVPRRPFLVTPLGIAMGCPIEGR, encoded by the coding sequence ATGACCGATCCTGGCCGTTGCTTGGAGGTTCCGCCGCTTATCCGCCGGGTGGACGTCCTCTTGGAAGAGGCTTTTAGGACTAGGGAGGAGCCCCTTAGTAGCTTCGTCCCTCCCCTCCGGGTTGGGGTGGACCTTGGGACCGCCTCCATAGTGCTGGTGGTGGTTGATTCACAGGGGCGGCCGGTGTCGTGGGATATGGAGGAGGCCTCGGTGGTCCGGGACGGCTTGGTGGTTGACTTCGCCGGGGCTTCCCGGATAGTCCGGGGGCTTAAGGCCCTGCTGGAGGAGCGCATCGGAACGGAGCTTTGCGACGCCGCGGTGGCGGTTCCCCCCGGCACTTCCCCAAGGGACTGCGATGCCCACCGATACGTGGCGGAGGGGGCTGGATTCGAGGTGATGGAGATCCTTGACGAGCCCACCGCCGCCAACCTGGTCCTTGGGGTGGAGGACGGGGCGGTGGTGGACATAGGCGGCGGCACCACCGGCATAGCCCTCTTCAAGGGAGGCGAGCTGGTGTCCGTGACCGATGAGCCCACCGGTGGTACCCACGTGTCCCTGGTCATCGCCGGCAACCGGGGGATAGCCTTTGAGGAGGCGGAGGCGTTGAAGCGGGATCCAAGGGTTCAGCCGGAGCTTATCAGCGTGGTCAAGCCGGTGTTCCAGAAGATGGGCACCATAATAAAGCGCTTTATCCAAGGAGCTGGGGCCGAGGACCTGTTTCTGGTGGGGGGCACGTGCTCGTTCCCGGGGATGGAGCGGGTGATAAGCTCGGAGGTTGGGCTGCGGGCCTTCGTGCCGCGCCGTCCTTTTCTCGTAACTCCCCTTGGCATAGCCATGGGATGCCCGATTGAAGGGCGTTGA
- a CDS encoding phosphate propanoyltransferase has translation MVSPREGAGPLPDGLDLDALAERVLWALRGRISFEVEASGRHVHLSAPHVEALFGKGASLSPERPLSQPGQFLCSQRVTLVGPKGDMRNVAVLGPERDRTQVEVSMTDALNLGISPPVRDSGDLRGSASLVIRGPNGEVRLDEGVIVAHRHVHMTPDDAILLGVRDGDRVKVRVNGGRPVIFEEVLVRVSPKYSLAMHIDYDEANACGYRKGVRGNIVP, from the coding sequence ATGGTGAGCCCGAGGGAGGGGGCGGGTCCGCTGCCGGATGGGCTTGACCTGGATGCCCTGGCGGAGCGGGTGTTGTGGGCCTTGAGGGGGCGGATATCCTTTGAGGTGGAGGCCTCGGGCAGGCACGTCCACCTCAGCGCCCCCCACGTGGAGGCCCTCTTCGGCAAGGGGGCTTCCCTTTCCCCCGAGCGTCCCCTTTCCCAGCCGGGCCAGTTCTTGTGCTCCCAGAGGGTGACCCTTGTGGGGCCAAAGGGGGACATGCGGAACGTGGCGGTCCTTGGGCCGGAGAGGGATAGGACCCAGGTGGAGGTGTCCATGACCGACGCCTTGAACCTTGGCATATCCCCTCCGGTCAGGGACTCGGGGGACCTCCGCGGCAGCGCCTCGTTGGTCATAAGGGGCCCCAACGGGGAGGTCCGGTTGGACGAGGGGGTCATAGTGGCCCACAGGCACGTCCACATGACCCCCGATGACGCCATTCTTTTGGGGGTAAGGGATGGAGATCGTGTAAAGGTGAGGGTTAATGGGGGGCGTCCCGTGATCTTTGAGGAAGTGCTGGTCCGGGTCTCCCCCAAGTACAGCCTTGCCATGCACATAGACTACGACGAGGCCAACGCCTGTGGGTATAGAAAGGGTGTAAGGGGGAACATAGTGCCATGA
- a CDS encoding BMC domain-containing protein produces MQALGMIETKGLVGAVEAADAMVKAANVTLIGKVMVGGGLVTVMVRGDVGAVKAATDAGAAAASKVGELISVHVIPRPHPEVEFILPSLDQSKPQGA; encoded by the coding sequence ATGCAGGCGCTGGGCATGATAGAGACCAAGGGGTTGGTTGGAGCGGTGGAAGCGGCGGATGCCATGGTGAAGGCCGCCAACGTCACGTTGATAGGCAAGGTCATGGTGGGTGGCGGGCTGGTCACGGTGATGGTAAGAGGCGACGTGGGTGCGGTGAAGGCCGCCACTGACGCGGGGGCTGCGGCGGCCAGCAAGGTTGGGGAGCTGATCTCGGTGCACGTGATCCCGCGGCCCCACCCGGAGGTGGAGTTCATACTTCCGAGCTTGGACCAGTCGAAGCCCCAGGGGGCGTAG
- a CDS encoding acetaldehyde dehydrogenase (acetylating) yields MQVRDRDLMSIQEVRDLVARAKGAQRVLASMGQDEIDRLVAAVSRAGVENAERLGRMAHEETGYGKPEDKRLKNLFAARDVYEAIKGMRTVGIIREDPAGRLFEVAVPVGVVAGLIPSTNPTSTVIFKAMIALKGANSIIFSPHPSARNCIMETVKVLSKAVEEAGGPEGVFGCMSMVTPQGTQELMRPENVSLILATGGAAMVRAAYSSGTPAIGVGPGNTPAFIDRTADIQRAVSRIMESKTFDYSTICASEQSVVVDRVVEQEVRREFVRQGGYFLPPEDAAKVARTIFQPSGLMNPRTVGRSPEFIAREAGISIPEGTRLLLAEGQGVGKEYPFSQEKLCPVLAFYSEEGWERCCELCIRLLDFEGAGHTLAIHSNDQEVIRQFGLKKPVSRVIVNAGSSLGAVGATTGLFPSMTLGCGAAGHNATSDNVGPMHLINVRRVAWGTKEIGDLKGAPSREAGLAVDRDCQLEELVDRIADRLLKRLGH; encoded by the coding sequence GTGCAGGTTAGGGACAGGGATCTCATGTCGATCCAGGAGGTAAGGGACTTGGTTGCCAGGGCTAAGGGGGCCCAGCGGGTCCTAGCCTCCATGGGGCAGGATGAGATCGACCGGCTGGTGGCGGCGGTCTCCAGGGCTGGGGTTGAGAACGCGGAACGGCTTGGGCGGATGGCCCACGAGGAGACCGGTTACGGCAAGCCCGAGGACAAGCGTCTTAAGAACCTCTTCGCCGCCAGGGACGTATATGAGGCCATAAAGGGCATGCGCACCGTGGGGATCATAAGGGAGGACCCGGCGGGCAGGCTGTTTGAGGTGGCGGTGCCGGTGGGGGTTGTGGCGGGGCTCATCCCATCCACGAACCCCACCTCCACGGTGATATTCAAGGCCATGATAGCTTTGAAGGGGGCTAACAGCATCATCTTCTCCCCCCATCCCAGCGCCAGGAACTGCATCATGGAGACCGTGAAGGTGCTCTCCAAGGCGGTGGAGGAGGCGGGAGGACCCGAGGGGGTGTTCGGCTGCATGTCCATGGTCACTCCCCAGGGTACCCAGGAGCTGATGAGGCCTGAGAACGTGTCCCTGATCCTGGCCACCGGAGGGGCCGCCATGGTGAGGGCGGCTTACAGCTCCGGCACCCCCGCCATAGGGGTGGGGCCCGGGAACACCCCGGCCTTCATAGACCGCACCGCGGACATCCAAAGGGCGGTGTCCCGGATAATGGAGAGCAAGACCTTCGACTACAGCACCATCTGCGCCTCCGAGCAGTCCGTGGTGGTGGACCGCGTGGTGGAGCAGGAGGTAAGGCGGGAGTTCGTCCGCCAGGGTGGATACTTCCTACCCCCGGAGGACGCGGCCAAGGTGGCGAGGACCATATTCCAGCCCTCGGGGCTCATGAACCCCAGGACCGTGGGCAGGAGCCCGGAGTTCATCGCCAGGGAGGCGGGGATAAGCATCCCGGAGGGCACCCGGCTGCTCCTGGCGGAGGGGCAAGGGGTGGGGAAGGAGTACCCCTTCTCCCAGGAGAAGCTGTGTCCCGTGCTGGCCTTTTACTCAGAGGAGGGCTGGGAGAGGTGCTGCGAGCTGTGCATAAGGCTTCTGGACTTTGAGGGGGCGGGGCACACCTTGGCCATACACTCCAACGACCAGGAGGTCATACGCCAGTTTGGGCTCAAGAAGCCGGTTTCCAGGGTGATAGTGAACGCCGGTTCCTCCCTGGGGGCCGTGGGGGCCACCACGGGGCTTTTCCCCTCCATGACCTTGGGGTGCGGCGCCGCGGGGCACAACGCCACCTCCGACAACGTGGGGCCAATGCACCTCATAAACGTAAGGCGGGTGGCCTGGGGCACCAAGGAGATAGGGGACCTCAAGGGGGCTCCTTCCCGCGAGGCGGGATTGGCGGTAGACCGGGATTGCCAGTTGGAGGAGTTGGTGGACAGGATAGCGGATCGGCTTCTCAAGCGCCTGGGGCATTGA
- the eutL gene encoding ethanolamine utilization microcompartment protein EutL, which produces MKGDPLKARLLSVKIIPNVNPDMASALGLRPDQRSLGMVTADSDDVTYTALDEATKKADVEVVYAKSFYGGAANANTKLAGEIIGIIAGPNPAEVRSGLNAIADFIENEAWFVSANDDDTIPYYAHCISRTGSYLSKVAGIKEGEALAYLIAPPLEAMYALDAALKAADVRLAAFYGPPSETNFGGGLLTGSQSACKAACDAFAQAVIFVAENPLLF; this is translated from the coding sequence ATGAAGGGAGATCCCCTGAAGGCGAGGCTTTTGAGCGTAAAGATAATTCCCAACGTCAACCCCGACATGGCATCGGCCCTGGGCCTTAGGCCCGACCAGAGGAGCCTTGGCATGGTCACCGCTGACAGCGACGACGTGACCTACACCGCCCTGGACGAGGCCACCAAGAAGGCGGACGTGGAGGTGGTGTACGCCAAGTCCTTCTACGGCGGGGCCGCGAATGCCAACACGAAGCTGGCGGGGGAGATCATCGGGATAATAGCGGGCCCCAACCCCGCGGAGGTCCGCAGCGGGCTCAACGCCATAGCGGATTTTATAGAGAACGAGGCGTGGTTCGTGTCCGCCAACGACGACGACACCATACCTTACTACGCCCACTGCATATCCAGGACCGGCAGCTACCTCTCCAAGGTGGCGGGGATAAAGGAGGGGGAGGCCCTGGCTTACCTGATAGCCCCTCCGTTGGAGGCCATGTACGCACTGGATGCGGCGTTGAAGGCCGCGGACGTGAGGCTGGCGGCTTTCTACGGCCCTCCTTCGGAGACCAACTTTGGCGGGGGTTTGCTCACCGGTTCCCAGTCCGCCTGTAAGGCCGCCTGCGACGCCTTCGCCCAGGCGGTGATATTCGTGGCCGAGAACCCGCTGCTCTTCTAG
- the eutC gene encoding ethanolamine ammonia-lyase subunit EutC has product MKEPQATKAPGGSLQDLEAEALPDITQLDIRKHCLVPEPKDPKALMAMKEKTPARLGVWRAGPRYKTDTLLRFRADHAAAQDAVFSDISDEFLKANDLKLVQTLCSDKDQFLTRPDLGRRFSEEAKGVIKSMVPQPPKVLVYLSDGLSTTAVEANGMDTFKAISQALEATGIKLPKPFFVKYGRVPAMDVVSEVTGAEVVCVLIGERPGLVTAESMSAYITYRGTVGMPEARRTVVSNIHRGGTPAVEAGGYIGEIIRLMLDKKVSGIDLKL; this is encoded by the coding sequence GTGAAGGAGCCCCAGGCCACCAAGGCGCCGGGGGGCAGCCTTCAGGATCTGGAGGCGGAGGCCCTGCCCGATATAACCCAGCTGGACATAAGGAAGCATTGTCTTGTGCCGGAGCCCAAGGACCCTAAGGCCCTCATGGCGATGAAGGAGAAGACCCCCGCCAGGCTGGGGGTTTGGAGGGCGGGGCCCCGCTACAAGACCGACACGCTGCTGCGCTTTAGGGCGGACCATGCCGCCGCCCAGGACGCGGTGTTCAGCGACATATCCGACGAGTTCCTTAAAGCCAACGACCTTAAGTTGGTCCAGACCCTCTGCTCCGACAAGGACCAGTTTCTGACCAGGCCTGACCTGGGGAGGAGGTTCTCCGAGGAGGCCAAGGGGGTGATCAAGTCCATGGTGCCCCAGCCTCCCAAGGTGTTGGTCTACCTGTCCGACGGGCTCAGCACCACCGCGGTGGAGGCCAACGGCATGGACACCTTCAAGGCCATATCCCAGGCGCTGGAGGCCACGGGGATCAAGCTGCCCAAGCCCTTCTTCGTGAAGTACGGCAGGGTTCCCGCCATGGACGTCGTATCCGAGGTTACCGGCGCAGAGGTGGTCTGCGTGTTGATCGGCGAGAGGCCCGGATTGGTCACCGCGGAGAGCATGTCCGCCTACATAACCTACCGGGGCACCGTTGGCATGCCCGAGGCCAGGCGTACGGTGGTGTCCAACATCCACCGGGGAGGCACCCCGGCGGTTGAGGCGGGGGGCTACATAGGGGAGATCATCCGGCTGATGCTGGACAAGAAGGTAAGCGGGATAGATCTTAAGCTTTAA